The Sphingomonas sp. LY54 genome includes a region encoding these proteins:
- a CDS encoding PH domain-containing protein, which yields MDALERGQLTVMRIHYGAASALAVVAAIFVDWLLSDQLGTPLGIVGVPVLLFAFYAAFVAPRRRYRAWGYAIDEDNLRIARGVWHRVETIVPLSRVQHIDISQGPVERACGVCRLVLHTAGTMHSRVVLPGLERARAEKMRGAIRARIGTGPL from the coding sequence ATGGACGCACTCGAACGCGGCCAATTGACGGTGATGCGCATTCACTATGGCGCGGCGTCGGCGCTCGCCGTGGTGGCGGCGATATTCGTAGATTGGCTGTTGTCGGATCAGCTCGGCACGCCGCTCGGGATCGTCGGCGTGCCGGTCCTCCTGTTCGCTTTCTATGCCGCGTTCGTGGCGCCGAGGCGTCGTTACCGCGCCTGGGGCTATGCGATCGACGAGGACAATCTCCGCATCGCCCGCGGAGTCTGGCACCGGGTGGAAACGATCGTGCCGCTTTCCCGCGTGCAGCATATCGACATTTCACAGGGGCCGGTCGAGCGCGCCTGCGGCGTCTGCCGGCTTGTCCTCCACACCGCCGGCACGATGCACAGCCGGGTGGTCCTGCCCGGGCTCGAGCGGGCTCGCGCGGAAAAGATGCGGGGCGCGATCCGCGCCAGGATCGGCACGGGGCCGCTGTGA
- a CDS encoding protein-L-isoaspartate(D-aspartate) O-methyltransferase, which produces MKPMNEHHLAILRRHMVEVIDLHFDLASEEIGKDRLEPGVSRAMMDVPRHLFVPAQLAALAYHDTPLPLGFDKTVSQPFICALMLDLLDLKPGSRVLEVGTGLGYQAALMAEMGARVWSVEVVEEFAGEAGLRLLALGHTGVAVRVGDGSRGWAEHAPFDRILVTAAAPEVPEPLLDQLARGGVLVMPLGGKEIQKLTVVEKGSEGEIERREVMAVRFTQLEAGL; this is translated from the coding sequence ATGAAGCCGATGAACGAGCACCATCTGGCGATCCTTCGCCGGCACATGGTGGAAGTGATCGACCTGCATTTCGATCTGGCCAGCGAGGAGATCGGCAAGGACAGGCTTGAGCCCGGCGTGTCGCGGGCGATGATGGACGTGCCGCGCCACCTGTTCGTCCCCGCCCAGCTCGCGGCGCTCGCCTATCACGATACGCCGCTGCCGCTGGGGTTCGACAAAACCGTCTCCCAACCCTTCATCTGCGCGCTGATGCTCGATTTGCTGGATCTGAAACCGGGCTCACGCGTGCTCGAAGTGGGCACAGGTCTCGGCTACCAGGCGGCCTTGATGGCCGAAATGGGCGCGCGCGTGTGGAGCGTCGAGGTGGTCGAGGAGTTTGCCGGCGAAGCCGGGCTGCGGCTGCTGGCGCTCGGCCACACCGGCGTCGCGGTCCGGGTCGGGGACGGATCGCGCGGCTGGGCCGAGCATGCGCCGTTCGATCGGATCCTCGTCACCGCCGCCGCCCCCGAAGTCCCCGAGCCGCTGCTCGACCAGCTCGCGCGCGGCGGCGTGCTCGTCATGCCGCTCGGGGGCAAGGAGATCCAAAAGCTTACCGTGGTCGAGAAGGGATCGGAGGGCGAGATCGAGCGGCGCGAGGTTATGGCGGTCCGCTTCACCCAGCTCGAGGCCGGGCTCTGA